The following coding sequences are from one Verrucomicrobiia bacterium window:
- a CDS encoding PEP-CTERM sorting domain-containing protein gives TDSPDVLAFGPLVFAEYGLTGNFLVPNDAAAVGSFFAYIRPGSAGATSILDGNLAKNFFDANFTGSSVVANPEPATLSLMALGLLAAFFVRRKTQIA, from the coding sequence AACGGATTCGCCGGACGTCCTGGCTTTTGGCCCGCTCGTTTTCGCGGAATACGGCCTGACGGGAAATTTTCTCGTGCCCAATGACGCGGCCGCGGTCGGATCTTTCTTTGCTTACATCAGGCCCGGAAGTGCCGGCGCGACATCCATTCTCGACGGCAACCTCGCGAAGAACTTTTTCGACGCCAATTTCACGGGGTCGTCGGTGGTCGCGAATCCGGAACCGGCCACGCTTTCCCTCATGGCTCTCGGCCTTCTCGCGGCCTTTTTCG